A genomic segment from Pseudomonas sp. S09G 359 encodes:
- a CDS encoding spermidine synthase, which translates to MSEERVEHLLAEVHDDFGMIRVLEVADYRFLEFGDAIEQSCVFTADPSWLEYDYTRAMLIGALCHELPESALFLGLGAGTLTQACLKFLPLEDVEAIELRPDVPRLAIEYLGLDDDPRLYIRIGDALQLLDTAEPADLIFVDLYTDVGPGVGHLAWSFLENCQKKLNPGGWLVINQWATDDGKPLGAALLRGLYHRHYWELPVKEGNVILLVPSELDQELDLDALTARAEALAPRLGYSLQPLIKAIRPAT; encoded by the coding sequence ATGAGCGAGGAGCGTGTCGAGCACCTGCTGGCCGAAGTCCATGATGATTTCGGCATGATCCGTGTGCTCGAAGTGGCCGACTACCGGTTTCTCGAATTTGGCGACGCCATCGAGCAAAGCTGCGTTTTTACCGCCGACCCGAGCTGGCTGGAGTACGACTACACCCGCGCGATGCTGATTGGCGCGTTGTGCCATGAGCTGCCGGAGAGTGCGCTGTTCCTCGGCCTGGGCGCCGGTACGCTGACCCAGGCGTGCCTCAAGTTCTTGCCGCTGGAAGACGTCGAAGCCATCGAACTGCGCCCCGATGTGCCGCGCCTGGCCATTGAGTACCTTGGGCTGGACGACGACCCACGGCTCTACATCCGCATCGGCGACGCCTTGCAGTTACTCGATACCGCCGAGCCGGCGGATCTGATTTTCGTCGACCTGTATACCGACGTCGGCCCAGGCGTGGGCCACCTGGCCTGGAGCTTCCTGGAAAACTGCCAGAAAAAACTCAACCCCGGCGGTTGGCTGGTGATCAACCAGTGGGCCACCGACGATGGCAAACCGCTGGGGGCCGCATTGTTGCGCGGGTTGTACCACCGGCATTACTGGGAATTGCCGGTGAAGGAGGGCAATGTGATTCTGCTGGTGCCTTCGGAGTTGGATCAGGAGCTGGACCTGGATGCGCTGACGGCCCGTGCCGAGGCGTTGGCGCCGCGGCTGGGGTACTCGTTGCAGCCGTTGATCAAGGCGATTCGGCCGGCGACCTAA
- a CDS encoding LysR family transcriptional regulator — translation MNPNTLTDQLGLFLDVLETGSFSAAARRHPLTPSAVARRIDSLESSVGSRLFQRSTHAVLPTPAGLAFAERARRIVTELQLARAEAVSLSHAPEGLIRVDAPAAFGRRHLAPVIADFLNVYPGLDVHLHLIDSFVDMQGSHLGKVDLVLRAGHIVDTRLIATPLASIVRIACASPAYLKSRGTPTHPRELSEHDGLDWEGMAPMFAWRFELDGRRATYRPQRIRMSANNAEALLSGALAGLGIAHLPTWLASEYLVRGELLPLFCEDGLPSPETTGIYALRLEQQANARSRLLLEYLKSRFSPVPPWDLALQSGFV, via the coding sequence ATGAACCCCAATACCCTCACTGATCAACTCGGCCTGTTTCTCGATGTGTTGGAGACGGGCAGCTTTTCCGCCGCCGCCCGTCGCCATCCGTTGACGCCCTCGGCGGTGGCACGGCGCATCGACAGCCTGGAAAGCTCGGTGGGCAGCCGCCTGTTCCAGCGCAGTACCCACGCGGTGCTGCCAACCCCGGCCGGCCTGGCGTTTGCCGAACGGGCGCGGCGGATTGTTACTGAGTTGCAACTGGCGCGGGCCGAAGCGGTGTCCCTCAGCCATGCGCCGGAGGGTTTGATCCGCGTGGATGCCCCGGCGGCGTTCGGGCGGCGGCATCTGGCGCCGGTGATTGCGGACTTTTTGAACGTGTACCCGGGGCTCGATGTGCACCTGCATCTGATCGACAGCTTCGTTGATATGCAGGGTTCGCACTTGGGCAAGGTCGACCTGGTGCTGCGCGCCGGGCATATCGTCGACACACGCCTGATCGCCACGCCCCTGGCCAGTATCGTGCGCATCGCCTGCGCCAGCCCGGCGTATTTGAAAAGCCGCGGCACCCCCACCCACCCGCGCGAACTGAGCGAGCACGACGGCCTGGACTGGGAGGGCATGGCGCCGATGTTCGCCTGGCGTTTCGAGTTGGACGGGCGCCGCGCCACGTATCGCCCGCAACGCATCCGCATGAGCGCCAACAACGCCGAAGCCTTGCTGTCCGGCGCCCTCGCCGGCCTGGGCATCGCCCATCTGCCGACCTGGTTGGCCAGTGAGTATCTGGTGCGTGGCGAGCTGCTGCCACTGTTTTGCGAAGACGGCCTGCCCAGCCCGGAAACCACCGGGATCTACGCCTTGCGCCTGGAACAACAGGCCAACGCCCGTAGCCGATTGCTGCTGGAATACCTGAAGTCCAGATTCAGCCCGGTGCCGCCCTGGGATCTGGCGCTGCAGAGTGGCTTTGTCTGA
- the earP gene encoding elongation factor P maturation arginine rhamnosyltransferase EarP, which yields MKARWDIFCSVVDNYGDIGVTWRLARQLVVEHGCDVRLWVDDLRAFERMCPQIDVQLQQQWQEGVEVRHWPAEWAGAAAADVVIAAFACQLPPDYMEAMAERDRTPLWMNLDYLSAEDWVVGCHRLPSVKFKGVQKYFFFPGFRPGTGGLLREAGLLEQRRAFQQDGAAQRQFLHTLGVVPAAGARLISLFAYENAGLASWLDALSTDGRATHLLVPEGRILGDVERWLKVEGLAAGAVHQREALTVQVLPFVRQEQYDRLLWCCDFNAVRGEDSFVRAQWAGRPLLWHIYRQDEDIHLDKLDAFLALYTAGLSPAARAALVALWQVWNTDGDMAQPWKMLLEHWPEVSQHAETWCLEQGLQADLATALVHFYESWI from the coding sequence ATGAAAGCCCGCTGGGATATTTTTTGCAGCGTCGTCGACAACTACGGCGACATCGGCGTGACCTGGCGCCTGGCCCGGCAACTGGTAGTGGAACACGGCTGCGACGTGCGCCTGTGGGTCGACGACCTGCGGGCCTTCGAGCGCATGTGCCCGCAAATCGACGTGCAATTGCAGCAGCAATGGCAGGAGGGCGTCGAAGTGCGCCACTGGCCGGCCGAGTGGGCCGGGGCGGCGGCGGCGGATGTGGTGATCGCCGCCTTCGCCTGCCAATTGCCGCCCGACTACATGGAAGCCATGGCCGAGCGCGACCGCACGCCCTTGTGGATGAACCTGGATTACCTCAGCGCCGAAGACTGGGTGGTCGGTTGCCACCGCTTGCCTTCGGTGAAGTTCAAGGGCGTACAGAAGTACTTCTTTTTTCCAGGCTTCCGGCCTGGCACTGGCGGCCTGTTGCGTGAGGCGGGGTTGCTGGAGCAGCGTCGGGCGTTTCAGCAGGATGGCGCGGCGCAGCGCCAATTCCTGCACACCCTGGGCGTGGTGCCGGCCGCCGGTGCGCGGCTGATCTCGCTGTTTGCCTATGAAAACGCCGGGCTCGCCAGTTGGCTTGACGCGTTGTCGACGGACGGGCGTGCCACCCATCTATTGGTGCCGGAAGGGCGCATCCTCGGTGATGTAGAGCGCTGGCTCAAGGTAGAAGGCCTGGCGGCGGGTGCTGTGCATCAGCGCGAGGCGCTGACCGTGCAGGTGCTGCCGTTCGTGCGCCAGGAGCAATATGACCGCCTGCTGTGGTGCTGCGACTTCAATGCGGTGCGCGGCGAGGACTCGTTCGTGCGTGCCCAGTGGGCCGGGCGGCCACTGTTGTGGCACATCTACCGTCAGGATGAAGACATCCACCTCGACAAGCTCGACGCGTTCCTGGCGCTGTACACGGCAGGCCTGTCGCCGGCGGCAAGGGCTGCGCTGGTCGCACTCTGGCAGGTGTGGAACACTGATGGCGATATGGCACAGCCTTGGAAAATGCTGCTTGAGCACTGGCCAGAAGTCAGCCAGCACGCCGAGACGTGGTGTCTGGAACAAGGCTTGCAGGCCGATCTTGCGACGGCGCTGGTACACTTTTATGAAAGTTGGATATGA
- a CDS encoding organic hydroperoxide resistance protein encodes MQTLYTAVATATGGRDGRAVSSDNILDVKLATPKELGGAGGQATNPEQLFAAGYSACFIGALKFVASQTKRKIPDDASITAHVGIGQIPGGFGLDIDLHISLPGLAQDDAQSLVDAAHQVCPYSNATRGNVDVRLHVSV; translated from the coding sequence ATGCAAACTCTCTATACCGCAGTAGCCACCGCCACCGGCGGCCGTGATGGTCGCGCTGTTTCCAGCGACAACATCCTCGACGTCAAGCTCGCCACCCCTAAAGAACTCGGCGGTGCCGGTGGCCAGGCCACCAACCCTGAGCAACTGTTTGCCGCCGGTTACTCGGCCTGCTTTATCGGCGCCCTGAAATTCGTCGCCAGCCAGACCAAACGCAAAATCCCGGACGACGCCTCGATCACTGCCCATGTCGGCATCGGCCAGATCCCGGGTGGTTTCGGTCTGGACATCGACCTGCACATCAGCCTGCCGGGCCTGGCCCAGGACGACGCGCAAAGCCTGGTCGACGCCGCCCACCAGGTCTGCCCGTACTCCAACGCCACCCGTGGCAACGTCGATGTTCGCCTGCACGTAAGCGTCTGA
- a CDS encoding DUF1127 domain-containing protein, giving the protein MKGQRGFVLMAKRPFSGLFHKIARWQALHEERQMLATLSDDALKDIGLNRGDVEQERHLHFWQDPLRK; this is encoded by the coding sequence ATGAAAGGTCAAAGAGGTTTTGTGTTGATGGCGAAACGTCCGTTTTCCGGGCTGTTTCACAAGATTGCCCGTTGGCAGGCGCTGCATGAGGAGCGCCAGATGTTGGCGACCTTGAGTGATGATGCTCTCAAGGACATCGGTCTTAACCGCGGCGACGTGGAGCAGGAGCGCCACCTGCATTTCTGGCAAGACCCGCTGCGAAAATAA
- a CDS encoding elongation factor P: MKTGKELKPGTVIRLENDPWLVQKAEFTKSGRNSAIMKTKLKNLLTGYKTEIVYSADDKLDDVILDRKEATLSFISGDTYTFMDTTDYTMYELNAEDIEAVLPFVEEGMEDVCEAIFFEDRLVSVELPTTIVRKVAYTEGSARGDTSGKVMKPAKLANGTELQVADFIEIDDLIEIDTREGGSYKGRAKK, from the coding sequence ATGAAAACTGGTAAAGAACTGAAACCCGGTACAGTGATCCGTCTCGAAAACGACCCTTGGCTGGTTCAGAAAGCTGAGTTCACCAAGTCTGGTCGTAACAGCGCAATCATGAAGACCAAGCTGAAGAACCTGCTGACCGGTTACAAGACCGAGATCGTCTACAGCGCCGATGACAAACTGGACGACGTGATCCTCGACCGCAAAGAAGCGACCCTGTCCTTCATCAGCGGCGACACCTACACGTTCATGGACACCACCGACTACACCATGTACGAGCTGAACGCTGAAGATATCGAAGCCGTTCTGCCGTTCGTGGAAGAAGGCATGGAAGACGTCTGCGAAGCAATCTTCTTCGAAGACCGTCTGGTTTCCGTAGAGCTGCCGACCACCATCGTGCGTAAGGTTGCCTACACCGAAGGTTCCGCTCGCGGTGACACTTCGGGCAAAGTAATGAAGCCTGCCAAGCTGGCTAACGGTACCGAACTGCAAGTGGCCGATTTCATCGAAATCGACGACCTGATCGAGATTGACACCCGTGAAGGTGGTTCGTACAAAGGTCGCGCCAAGAAGTAA
- a CDS encoding alpha/beta hydrolase fold domain-containing protein encodes MNTIGKALTGTLLALSITNAFAATGDVEHTTQAFLDVLNAGSGKPIEQLTPKDARAVLTGAQAGVKLTLPAADVSQKTIQVDGQPLGLTIVRPAGVKGTLPVFMFFHGGGWVLGDYPTHERLVRDLVAGSGAVAVFVNYTPSPEAHYPVAINQAYGATKWVAEHAKELNVDGKRLAVAGNSVGGNMAAVVSLMAKDKGTPAIKFQLLLWPVTDANFETASYNEYAEGHFLSKNMMKWFWDNYTTDANQRAEIYASPLRASTDQLKGLPPALIQTAGADVLRDEGEAYARKLDAAGVPVTAVRYNGMIHDYGLLNVVSQVPAVRSALLQASDELKQHLK; translated from the coding sequence ATGAACACAATTGGTAAAGCACTCACCGGCACCCTGCTGGCCCTGTCCATCACCAACGCCTTCGCGGCCACTGGCGATGTAGAACACACCACCCAGGCGTTCCTGGATGTGTTGAACGCCGGCAGCGGCAAGCCGATAGAGCAACTCACGCCGAAGGACGCCCGTGCCGTACTGACGGGCGCCCAGGCCGGGGTGAAGTTGACATTGCCAGCGGCGGACGTGAGCCAGAAGACCATCCAGGTCGATGGCCAGCCGCTGGGCCTGACCATCGTGCGTCCAGCCGGGGTCAAAGGCACTTTGCCGGTGTTCATGTTCTTCCACGGCGGCGGTTGGGTGCTGGGGGATTACCCCACCCATGAACGCCTAGTGCGGGATCTGGTCGCCGGTTCGGGGGCGGTCGCGGTGTTCGTCAACTACACGCCGTCACCCGAAGCGCACTACCCGGTGGCCATCAACCAGGCCTACGGCGCCACGAAATGGGTGGCTGAACACGCCAAGGAACTCAATGTCGATGGCAAGCGCCTGGCGGTAGCGGGCAACAGCGTCGGCGGCAATATGGCGGCGGTCGTCAGCCTGATGGCCAAGGACAAGGGCACGCCGGCCATCAAGTTCCAGCTGCTGCTGTGGCCGGTAACCGATGCCAACTTCGAAACCGCGTCCTACAACGAGTACGCCGAGGGGCACTTCCTCAGCAAAAACATGATGAAGTGGTTCTGGGACAACTACACCACCGATGCCAACCAGCGCGCCGAGATCTACGCCTCGCCGCTGCGGGCCAGCACTGATCAGCTCAAGGGTTTGCCGCCCGCACTGATTCAAACGGCCGGGGCCGACGTGCTCCGCGATGAAGGCGAAGCCTATGCGCGCAAGCTGGATGCAGCCGGTGTGCCGGTAACCGCCGTGCGCTACAACGGCATGATCCATGACTACGGTTTGCTCAACGTGGTCAGCCAGGTGCCGGCAGTGCGCTCAGCCCTTCTCCAGGCCTCGGATGAACTGAAGCAACACCTGAAGTAA
- a CDS encoding winged helix-turn-helix domain-containing protein yields MLADLSFSLKQARRMALVAQGFSGRQAPALIKAAHLNRLIERLGVLQIDSVNAVVRSHYLPLFSRLGNYSPLLLEQAAWSQGRRRSLFEYWGHEASLLPMALYPLMRWRMERAQQGQGIYSQMARFGREQQATIQRVLQAVEQQGALAAGSLSTREERAGPWWDWSDEKHALEWLFAAGLVTVAGRRGFERLYDLPERVIPAEALQLSVSEAEAQRGLLLHSATALGVGTEKDLRDYFRLDPADSRARLAELVEDGQLLTCQVQGWKQPAYCLPEPKVPRKVPASALLSPFDSLIWERARTERLFDFRYRLEIYTPQDKRVYGYYVLPFLHNERIAARVDLRAERANGRLAVHAVHEEEPGLDEEGMQALAVNLRQMADWLGLEQVQLNCPRVSADRLRVAMLSMDVGL; encoded by the coding sequence ATGCTCGCCGACCTGTCCTTTTCACTCAAGCAAGCTCGACGCATGGCGCTGGTGGCCCAGGGTTTTTCCGGGCGCCAGGCGCCTGCATTGATCAAGGCCGCGCACCTCAACCGGTTGATCGAACGCCTGGGGGTGTTGCAGATCGATTCGGTGAATGCCGTGGTGCGCTCCCATTACCTGCCGCTGTTTTCCCGCCTCGGCAACTATTCCCCCTTGCTGCTTGAACAGGCCGCCTGGAGCCAGGGCCGACGCCGTTCGCTGTTTGAATATTGGGGGCATGAAGCGTCGTTGCTGCCGATGGCGCTGTACCCGTTGATGCGCTGGCGCATGGAGCGGGCGCAGCAGGGGCAGGGGATTTACTCACAGATGGCACGTTTTGGCCGCGAGCAGCAAGCCACCATCCAGCGTGTCTTGCAAGCCGTGGAACAGCAGGGCGCGTTGGCTGCGGGCAGTTTGTCGACCCGCGAGGAACGCGCTGGCCCCTGGTGGGATTGGAGTGATGAAAAACATGCGCTGGAATGGCTGTTTGCCGCCGGGCTGGTCACCGTGGCCGGGCGGCGTGGGTTTGAGCGCCTGTATGATTTGCCGGAACGGGTGATCCCCGCTGAGGCGCTGCAACTATCCGTGAGCGAAGCCGAGGCCCAGCGTGGCCTGCTGCTGCACAGCGCCACCGCATTGGGTGTCGGCACGGAAAAAGACCTGCGCGATTACTTCCGCCTCGACCCCGCCGACAGCCGCGCCCGTTTGGCCGAACTGGTGGAGGACGGGCAGTTGCTGACCTGTCAGGTGCAAGGCTGGAAGCAGCCGGCGTATTGCCTGCCCGAACCGAAAGTGCCACGCAAAGTGCCGGCCAGCGCCTTGCTGTCGCCGTTCGATTCACTGATCTGGGAACGCGCGCGCACCGAGCGCCTGTTTGATTTTCGCTACCGCCTGGAGATCTACACCCCGCAGGATAAGCGGGTGTACGGCTACTACGTGCTGCCTTTTTTGCACAACGAGCGGATCGCCGCGCGCGTCGACCTGCGTGCCGAACGCGCCAATGGGCGCCTGGCGGTGCATGCGGTGCACGAGGAGGAGCCGGGGCTGGATGAGGAGGGGATGCAGGCGTTGGCCGTGAACCTGCGGCAGATGGCTGATTGGTTGGGGTTGGAGCAGGTGCAGCTCAATTGTCCGCGGGTGAGTGCTGATCGGTTGAGGGTGGCCATGCTCAGCATGGATGTTGGCCTGTAG
- a CDS encoding MarR family winged helix-turn-helix transcriptional regulator — protein sequence MSKNPDPCESLMLDNQLCFALHSTSLLMTKVYKPLLQALGLTYPQYLAMMVLWEEDGLTVGEISSRLLTDPGSLTPLLKRLEAEGLLSRTRSREDERVVVVELTDAGRTLQAKAMGIPQCILGASGLELEQLRKLQADLVALRSNLQNAI from the coding sequence ATGAGCAAAAATCCAGACCCGTGCGAATCCCTGATGCTGGATAACCAGCTGTGCTTCGCCCTGCACTCCACCTCACTGCTGATGACCAAGGTCTACAAGCCGCTGCTGCAAGCCCTCGGCCTGACCTACCCGCAGTACCTGGCCATGATGGTGCTATGGGAAGAGGATGGTTTAACCGTGGGAGAAATCAGCAGCCGCCTGCTGACCGATCCGGGTTCCCTCACCCCGCTGCTCAAGCGCCTGGAAGCCGAAGGCCTGCTCAGCCGCACCCGCAGCCGTGAAGATGAGCGCGTGGTGGTGGTGGAATTGACCGATGCCGGCCGGACCTTGCAGGCAAAGGCCATGGGTATTCCGCAGTGCATCCTCGGCGCCAGCGGGTTGGAGCTGGAGCAATTGCGCAAGCTGCAAGCTGACCTGGTTGCACTGCGCAGCAACCTGCAGAACGCAATCTAA
- a CDS encoding class II 3-deoxy-7-phosphoheptulonate synthase has translation MSQPWSPDSWRALPIQQQPQYPDAAHLLQVEQNLASYPPLVFAGEARELRRQFAEVTQGRAFLLQGGDCAESFAEFSAAKIRDTFKVLLQMAIVMTFAAGCPVVKVGRMAGQFAKPRSANDETINGITLPAYRGDIVNGIGFDEKSRVPDPDRLLQSYHQSTATLNLLRAFAQGGFADLHQVHKWNLDFIANSALAEKYSQLADRIDETLAFMRACGMDSSPQLRETSFFTAHEALLLNYEQAFVRRDSLTNDYYDCSAHMLWIGDRTRQLDGAHVEFLRGVNNPIGVKVGPSMNPDDLIRLIDILNPDNDPGRLNLIARMGAGKVGDHLPNLIRAVQREGKQVLWSSDPMHGNTIKASSGYKTRDFAQILGEVKEFFQVHQAEGSYAGGIHIEMTGQNVTECIGGARPITEDGLSDRYHTHCDPRMNADQSLELAFLIAETLKQVKR, from the coding sequence ATGAGCCAACCCTGGAGCCCCGACAGCTGGCGCGCCCTGCCGATCCAGCAACAACCCCAGTACCCGGACGCTGCACACTTGCTGCAAGTGGAGCAGAACCTGGCCAGCTACCCGCCACTGGTGTTTGCCGGGGAAGCCCGCGAGTTGCGCCGTCAGTTTGCCGAAGTGACCCAGGGCCGCGCGTTCCTGCTGCAGGGCGGCGACTGCGCCGAGAGCTTTGCCGAGTTCTCCGCGGCGAAAATCCGCGACACCTTCAAGGTGCTACTGCAGATGGCCATTGTGATGACCTTTGCCGCCGGTTGCCCGGTGGTCAAAGTCGGGCGCATGGCCGGCCAGTTCGCCAAGCCGCGTTCGGCCAACGATGAAACCATCAATGGCATCACCCTGCCCGCCTACCGTGGCGATATCGTCAACGGTATCGGTTTCGACGAAAAAAGCCGTGTGCCGGACCCGGACCGCCTGTTGCAGTCCTACCACCAGTCCACCGCCACCCTGAACCTGCTGCGCGCGTTTGCCCAAGGCGGTTTTGCCGACCTGCACCAGGTGCACAAGTGGAACCTGGACTTTATCGCCAACTCCGCCCTGGCGGAAAAATACAGCCAGTTGGCCGACCGCATCGATGAAACCCTGGCTTTTATGCGCGCCTGCGGCATGGACAGCTCGCCGCAACTGCGCGAGACCAGCTTCTTCACCGCCCACGAAGCGCTGCTGCTCAACTACGAGCAAGCCTTTGTGCGTCGCGACAGCCTGACCAACGACTACTACGACTGCTCCGCGCACATGCTGTGGATCGGCGACCGCACGCGCCAGCTGGACGGCGCCCACGTCGAATTCCTGCGCGGAGTGAACAACCCGATCGGGGTCAAGGTCGGCCCAAGCATGAACCCCGACGACCTTATCCGCTTGATCGACATCCTCAACCCGGACAACGACCCCGGCCGCCTCAACCTGATCGCACGCATGGGCGCCGGCAAGGTCGGCGACCACCTGCCAAACCTGATCCGTGCCGTGCAGCGCGAAGGCAAGCAAGTGCTGTGGAGTTCCGACCCGATGCACGGCAACACCATCAAGGCCAGCAGCGGCTACAAGACCCGCGACTTTGCGCAGATCCTTGGCGAAGTGAAGGAGTTCTTCCAGGTGCACCAGGCCGAGGGCAGCTACGCCGGCGGGATTCATATCGAAATGACCGGGCAGAACGTCACCGAGTGCATCGGCGGCGCGCGGCCGATCACTGAAGACGGGTTGTCGGATCGTTATCACACCCATTGCGACCCGCGGATGAATGCGGATCAGTCGCTGGAGTTGGCGTTTTTGATTGCTGAGACGTTGAAACAGGTCAAGCGCTGA
- a CDS encoding LysR family transcriptional regulator: MQYISEIHQLSGYPSIDTEVLRTFVAIADQGGFTRAGEVVNRTQSAVSMQMKRLEEDVLQRKLFERDGRQVRLTPEGQVLLGYARRILKLHSEVFNTLREPHMVGLVRIGTPDDYVMRFLPGILKRFSKAYPLIQIEMHCEASTVLMQRRDLALTVISREPGNEIGELLRTERMVWVAAPCFCVDEHDALPLAISGVDSFCTQWTRAALDAAGRDYRLAYHSSNVAAIQAVVSSGLAVMVSMESLVTEDLRVLGSEEGFPPLPSMNLRLLRNPAMTSPITECLADYILEGFRL; this comes from the coding sequence ATGCAATACATCTCGGAGATTCATCAATTGTCCGGCTACCCGAGCATCGACACTGAAGTGCTGCGCACCTTCGTCGCCATCGCCGACCAGGGCGGTTTCACCCGCGCCGGCGAAGTGGTCAACCGCACCCAGTCGGCGGTGAGCATGCAGATGAAGCGCCTGGAAGAAGACGTGTTGCAGCGCAAGCTGTTCGAGCGTGATGGCCGACAAGTGCGGCTCACGCCCGAAGGCCAGGTGCTGCTGGGCTACGCGCGGCGCATCCTGAAACTGCACAGCGAGGTGTTTAACACCCTGCGTGAACCGCATATGGTCGGGCTGGTACGCATCGGCACGCCGGACGACTACGTGATGCGTTTCCTGCCGGGGATTCTCAAACGGTTCTCCAAGGCGTATCCGCTGATCCAGATCGAGATGCACTGCGAGGCGTCGACCGTATTGATGCAGCGCCGCGACCTGGCGCTGACCGTGATCAGCCGTGAGCCCGGCAATGAGATTGGCGAATTGCTGCGCACCGAACGCATGGTCTGGGTGGCGGCGCCGTGCTTCTGCGTGGACGAGCACGATGCGCTGCCGCTGGCGATTTCCGGCGTCGACAGCTTCTGCACCCAGTGGACCCGCGCGGCCCTGGACGCTGCCGGGCGCGATTACCGCCTTGCCTACCACAGCTCCAACGTGGCGGCGATTCAGGCCGTGGTGAGTTCCGGCCTGGCGGTCATGGTCAGCATGGAAAGCCTGGTCACCGAAGACCTGCGCGTGCTCGGCAGCGAAGAAGGCTTCCCTCCCCTGCCGTCGATGAATCTGCGATTGCTGCGCAACCCGGCGATGACCTCGCCCATCACCGAATGCCTGGCGGATTACATCCTCGAAGGCTTCAGACTTTAA
- a CDS encoding sulfite exporter TauE/SafE family protein: protein MLDLAIYLVMGAALGTVGGLFGIGGGLIAIPVLGVLFGLDQQIAQGTALVMVVPNVMLALWRYHQRNRIELRHALPLGVMGFSFAWLGSIWAVGLDAAAMRIGFIAFLVALAAYNVLRMFTRNAPPTAQMRYSWPWLGVLGAASGSMGGLFGVGGAVIATPVLTSLFGTTQVVAQGLSLALALPSTGVTLVTYAWHHEVDWMIGVPLAVGGLLSISWGVKVAHALPERVLRGLFCGFLVVCAVMLTFKV, encoded by the coding sequence GTGTTGGATTTAGCGATATACCTGGTTATGGGCGCGGCCCTCGGCACGGTGGGCGGGCTGTTCGGGATTGGCGGCGGGCTGATTGCCATTCCGGTGCTCGGCGTGTTGTTCGGCCTGGATCAACAGATTGCCCAAGGCACCGCGCTGGTCATGGTGGTGCCCAATGTGATGCTGGCGCTGTGGCGTTATCACCAGCGCAATCGTATCGAGCTGCGTCACGCATTGCCGCTGGGGGTGATGGGTTTCAGTTTTGCCTGGTTGGGTTCGATCTGGGCGGTGGGCCTGGATGCGGCGGCGATGCGCATTGGCTTTATCGCCTTTCTGGTGGCGCTGGCGGCCTACAACGTGTTGCGCATGTTCACCCGCAATGCACCGCCGACGGCACAGATGCGCTACTCCTGGCCATGGCTGGGCGTTTTGGGCGCCGCGTCCGGCTCCATGGGCGGTCTGTTTGGGGTAGGCGGCGCAGTGATTGCCACGCCGGTGCTGACCAGCCTTTTCGGCACCACCCAGGTGGTCGCTCAAGGCTTGTCCCTGGCCTTGGCGCTGCCCAGCACCGGCGTAACCTTGGTCACCTACGCCTGGCACCACGAGGTGGACTGGATGATCGGTGTGCCACTGGCCGTTGGCGGCTTGCTCAGCATCAGTTGGGGCGTGAAGGTGGCCCACGCGCTGCCGGAGCGCGTATTGCGCGGGCTGTTCTGCGGCTTCCTGGTGGTGTGCGCGGTGATGCTGACGTTTAAAGTCTGA
- a CDS encoding GreA/GreB family elongation factor, with product MNKHAVHQMMLEKLSVDLDITQRAAQTAYETATHEENIAENKYDTLGLEASYLAAGQAKRVEEIKQALALCQAMPLRAYDDQRGIEVGALLGLEDENGRQQWLFLAPDAAGLKVEVVGQPVTVITPRSPLGKSLLGKFEGDEVEILVAGARQLFTVTEAK from the coding sequence ATGAATAAACACGCCGTCCACCAAATGATGCTGGAGAAACTCAGCGTCGACCTCGACATCACCCAACGCGCCGCGCAGACCGCCTACGAAACCGCGACCCACGAAGAAAATATCGCCGAGAACAAATACGACACCCTCGGGCTGGAAGCGTCTTACCTGGCCGCCGGGCAAGCCAAACGCGTCGAGGAAATCAAGCAGGCGCTGGCGCTGTGCCAGGCCATGCCGCTGCGTGCCTACGATGATCAGCGGGGTATTGAAGTCGGCGCGCTACTCGGCCTGGAAGACGAAAACGGTCGCCAGCAATGGCTGTTCCTGGCGCCGGATGCGGCAGGCTTGAAGGTGGAAGTGGTGGGGCAACCGGTGACCGTCATCACCCCGCGTTCACCGTTGGGCAAAAGCCTGCTGGGCAAGTTCGAGGGTGATGAGGTGGAGATTCTGGTGGCAGGCGCTCGGCAACTGTTTACGGTTACCGAGGCCAAATAA